The Coffea arabica cultivar ET-39 chromosome 1e, Coffea Arabica ET-39 HiFi, whole genome shotgun sequence genome has a window encoding:
- the LOC113718443 gene encoding probable galacturonosyltransferase-like 7 — MLWIMRFSGFFSAAMVWIVLSPSLQSSQPAEAIRSSHLDFYLRLSTTQIPPPSPDRFSFRKAPQYRNADACTFNVDSTLGEIGVCDPSLVHVAITLDVEYLRGSIAAVHSILQHSMCPQTIFFHFLVSEPGLESLVRSTFPQLNFKVYYFDPQRVRSLISTSVRQALEQPLNYARNYLAELLEPCVRRVIYLDSDLIVVDDVSKLWYTSLGTKTIGAPEYCHANFNKYFTAAFWSDRRFSDTFSRRNPCYFNTGVMVMDLVKWRRFGYTKQIERWMEIQKMNRIYELGSLPPFLLVFAGHVAPIEHRWNQHGLGGDNVRGSCRDLHPGPVSLLHWSGSGKPWLRLDSKRPCPLDSLWAPYDLFGNSS; from the coding sequence ATGCTGTGGATTATGAGATTCTCGGGTTTTTTCTCCGCGGCCATGGTGTGGATAGTTCTATCCCCCTCCCTGCAATCTTCCCAACCCGCAGAAGCCATTAGATCCTCCCATCTCGACTTCTACCTCCGATTATCCACCACCCAGATTCCGCCTCCCTCTCCCGATCGTTTCTCCTTCCGGAAAGCCCCTCAATACCGCAATGCGGACGCCTGCACCTTCAATGTTGATTCTACATTGGGGGAGATTGGCGTCTGCGATCCCTCTTTAGTCCACGTAGCCATTACCCTGGACGTCGAGTACCTCCGGGGATCAATTGCCGCCGTGCATTCCATTTTGCAGCACTCCATGTGTCCCCAGACTATATTCTTCCACTTCTTGGTGTCGGAGCCCGGCCTTGAAAGCCTAGTCCGCTCCACTTTCCCTCAGTTGAATTTCAAGGTTTATTACTTCGATCCCCAGAGGGTGCGGAGCCTGATCTCCACCTCCGTCCGGCAAGCCCTGGAGCAGCCTCTGAACTACGCCAGGAACTATTTGGCAGAACTTCTGGAGCCGTGCGTGCGGCGGGTCATCTACCTGGACTCTGATCTCATCGTGGTCGATGATGTTTCCAAGCTCTGGTACACCAGCTTGGGGACGAAGACCATCGGAGCCCCGGAGTACTGCCACGCCAACTTCAACAAGTACTTCACCGCAGCTTTCTGGTCGGACAGGAGATTTTCGGACACGTTCTCCCGCCGGAATCCCTGTTACTTCAACACGGGGGTCATGGTGATGGATCTGGTCAAGTGGAGGCGGTTCGGGTACACCAAACAAATAGAGAGGTGGATGGAGATCCAGAAGATGAATCGGATCTACGAGCTGGGTTCACTGCCGCCATTCTTGCTGGTGTTTGCTGGACACGTGGCGCCCATAGAGCACAGGTGGAACCAGCACGGCTTGGGCGGGGATAATGTCAGGGGAAGCTGCCGGGACCTCCATCCGGGTCCTGTCAGCCTTCTCCACTGGAGCGGCAGCGGGAAGCCGTGGCTGCGCCTCGACTCCAAGCGGCCGTGCCCGCTCGACTCCCTGTGGGCCCCGTACGACCTCTTCGGAAATTCGTCGTGA
- the LOC113718451 gene encoding uncharacterized protein, giving the protein MEGVTATAYKGVKGYWMRKGYEKLDGSGSRRRKRRVVELGAENGSSRRRRFWRIRLTPRLKLKLRLRFSPKKFILGLRDAYVNLMTKLASSRFVNSGVAGYPGEGISGFGLRPLKEYDEKMIVEIYKSLVMAQGHQLVNPGVAVAVARRKIPTLPTVTEC; this is encoded by the coding sequence ATGGAAGGGGTAACAGCCACTGCTTACAAGGGCGTAAAGGGTTACTGGATGAGGAAAGGATACGAGAAACTAGATGGGAGCGGTAGTCGACGGAGGAAGAGAAGGGTGGTGGAGTTGGGGGCGGAAAACGGGTCAAGCCGGAGGAGGCGCTTCTGGAGGATAAGGTTGACTCCCAGGCTGAAGCTGAAACTGAGATTAAGATTCTCGCCCAAGAAATTTATCCTGGGACTTCGGGATGCGTACGTTAATCTGATGACCAAGCTGGCCAGCAGCCGGTTCGTCAACAGCGGGGTGGCCGGATATCCTGGGGAGGGCATCAGCGGGTTTGGGTTGCGCCCGCTCAAAGAGTACGACGAGAAGATGATCGTCGAGATCTACAAGTCTTTGGTGATGGCTCAGGGCCACCAATTGGTGAATCCCGGCGTCGCAGTCGCAGTCGCACGCCGCAAAATTCCCACTCTTCCTACGGTAACTGAATGCTGA
- the LOC113718458 gene encoding uncharacterized protein yields MAPPKKYYNHAEIANASSNRHPPYFQMISEAITSLKDRHGSSQPAIAKFVERKYRELLPPNFKKLLSIQLKKFVKSEKLTKVKNSYKISAPEKVVVKSARKIQPEATATRRAAAKKSNARGHGPSTNKRRANEKALKKMKRLSQVETPEALEKNSRGLVTTVKGSITGAKMKRLRQVKTPETLKKKNAASIPAKKIKLLPTPCLQNHQTLLGPIAKKTRK; encoded by the exons ATGGCACCACCAAAAAAATACTACAATCACGCAGAAATTGCAAATGCATCCTCAAATCGCCACCCGCCTTACTTTCAG ATGATAAGCGAAGCCATCACCTCGCTGAAGGATAGACATGGTTCGAGCCAGCCTGCCATAGCAAAATTCGTTGAGCGAAAGTACCGTGAATTGCTTCCAccaaatttcaagaaactcCTGTCTATTCAGTTGAAGAAGTTTGTGAAATCAGAGAAGCTAACCAAAGTGAAGAACTCCTATAAGATCTCTGCTCCCGAAAAAGTGGTCGTAAAATCTGCAAGGAAGATCCAGCCCGAGGCAACTGCTACGAGGAGGGCTGCGGCCAAGAAAAGCAATGCTCGTGGACATGGACCCAGCACGAACAAAAGGAGGGCAAATGAGAAGGccttgaagaagatgaagaggCTGAGTCAAGTGGAGACTCCCGAGGCTTTGGAGAAAAATTCTAGAGGATTGGTCACGACCGTCAAGGGGTCCATTACTGGAGCAAAGATGAAGCGGTTGCGTCAGGTGAAGACCCCCGAAACACTGAAAAAGAAGAATGCAGCCAGCATTCCTGCGAAGAAGATCAAGTTATTACCAACTCCATGTCTTCAAAATCACCAAACGCTGCTAGGCCCGATTGCCAAGAAAACTAGGAAATGA
- the LOC113696438 gene encoding uncharacterized protein, translating into MAIALWFYDACIPINAVNSPFFQKAIDQIASMGHGYKAPSYHSLRVTLLRDAKKDVQLVVDSFRNTWAETGCTIMGDGWKDSRQRPLINFLVYCPKGISFIKSIDASDIVTNAENLCNLFVEIVEMVGSKNVVHLVTDNASNYKAAGTLLNEIYPTICWSPCAAHCINLILKDIGEMGTVKSLVALAATVTVFVYNHKYVLNWLRKTNGWREIIRPGETRFATTFIALKSLHDHKDNLQALVTSGDYKKFLKMNKGKEVKQIVLDDRFWNNCLITVRIMGPIIRLLRVCDTDERPSLGYVYEGMFRAITGIKKLFRSSERLYKPYIDIINDRWDRMLRKNLHATAYFLNPAFQYDTATFSTHPEITNGLLDYIESKVDWCSVKNLTREIGMYREREGSFGKKLAIFTSKKDRPENWWKLFGCDAPNLQKLAIRVLSQTASSSGCERNWSVF; encoded by the exons ATGGCCATTGCTCTTTGGTTCTATGATGCATGTATTCCCATTAATGCTGTTAAttctccattttttcaaaaagctATCGATCAAATTGCATCAATGGGTCATGGTTATAAAGCTCCATCTTATCATTCTTTGCGAGTCACTTTGTTGCGAGATGCTAAGAAAGATGTGCAGTTAGTTGTTGATTCATTTCGAAATACTTGGGCTGAAACTGGATGCACTATAATGGGTGATGGATGGAAAGATAGTAGACAAAGACCATTGattaattttctggtttattgTCCTAAGGGTATATCTTTTATCAAGTCTATAGATGCATCGGACATTGTGACAAATGCAGAAAATTTGTGCAATCTGTTTGTTGAAATTGTTGAAATGGTTGGTTCAAAAAATGTGGTGCATTTAGTCACTGATAATGCTAGCAATTATAAGGCTGCTGGAACTTTATTAAATGAAATATATCCAACTATTTGCTGGTCTCCATGTGCTGCCCATTGTATCAATTTGATTTTGAAGGATATTGGTGAAATGGGTACTGTTAAATCTCTAGTGGCTCTTGCTGCTACAGTAACTGTTTTTGTGTATAATCATAAATATGTTCTAAATTGGTTGAGAAAAACAAATGGTTGGAGGGAGATTATTCGTCCGGGGGAGACTCGATTTGCCACCACTTTTATTGCACTAAAGAGCTTACATGATCACAAAGACAACTTACAAGCTTTAGTCACTAGCGGAGATTACAAAAAGTTCTTGAAAATGAACAAAGGAAAAGAGGTCAAACAAATTGTTTTGGATGATAGATTTTGGAATAATTGTTTGATTACGGTGAGAATAATGGGTCCTATTATTCGGTTGTTGAGAGTTTGTGACACTGATGAAAGGCCTTCTTTGGGGTATGTGTATGAAGGTATGTTTAGAGCAATTACTGGAATCAAGAAGTTGTTTAGGAGTAGTGAAAGACTATATAAGCCTTACATTGATATCATCAATGACCGATGGGATAGGATGTTGAGGAAAAATTTGCATGCTACAGCATATTTTTTAAATCCCGCTTTTCAATATGACACTGCCACATTCTCTACACATCCAGAAATTACAAATGGTTTGTTGGATTACATAGAATCAAAGGTGGATTGGTGTAGTGTGAAAAATTTAACAAGAGAAATTGGAATGTATCGAGAGCGGGAGGGAAGTTTTGGCAAAAAACTTGCTATTTTTACTAGCAAGAAAGATAGACCAg AGAATTGGTGGAAGCTCTTTGGTTGTGATGCTCCCAACTTACAAAAACTTGCAATTCGGGTTTTGAGTCAAACAGCTTCTTCTTCAGGATGTGAGCGTAATTGGAGTGTTTTTTAA
- the LOC113718483 gene encoding uncharacterized protein, whose amino-acid sequence MMQSRLAAAAASKVHRLLVSAAISQDHQVFPPAAAPGRLAASSISGGGQTADPAIHAVKPEEKAKAASSTNQSEFKRAATKDEDPYVPPKSPCYPSSSPQIQSTGVNQPQEPINQQKRYCTSTTSSSPAPVTQSTEAVSCAGLDGSPWPPEGKQEGEDDKAYFEHHKASPLSELKMVDTRKPITRATDGTAGNSQGGYYGGTGVIVWRPEQLDTAEDSLSRATEIWKSNAMRGDPDSPHGRILRALCGEYW is encoded by the coding sequence ATGATGCAATCCAGATTGGCGGCCGCAGCAGCATCAAAAGTCCACCGGCTCCTCGTCTCTGCAGCAATATCACAAGATCATCAAGTTTTCCCTCCAGCTGCAGCACCTGGTAGACTTGCGGCCTCTTCCATTTCCGGCGGTGGACAAACTGCTGATCCAGCCATCCACGCAGTTAAGCCCGAAGAAAAAGCCAAGGCCGCCAGTTCCACTAACCAATCAGAGTTCAAACGGGCCGCCACCAAGGACGAAGACCCGTATGTGCCCCCCAAATCACCCTGTTACCCTTCTTCATCTCCTCAGATACAGAGCACGGGCGTGAACCAACCCCAAGAACCCATCAACCAACAAAAACGCTATTGCACCTCCACCACCAGTAGCAGTCCTGCTCCCGTTACCCAGTCAACAGAGGCGGTGAGCTGCGCAGGCTTGGACGGCTCCCCGTGGCCGCCGGAGGGCAAGCAAGAAGGAGAGGACGACAAGGCTTACTTTGAGCACCATAAAGCCTCACCGTTATCTGAGCTGAAGATGGTTGATACTAGGAAGCCTATAACAAGGGCTACTGATGGGACGGCAGGCAATAGTCAGGGGGGTTACTACGGTGGAACTGGGGTCATAGTTTGGAGGCCTGAGCAGCTGGACACCGCCGAGGATTCTCTCAGCAGAGCTACGGAGATTTGGAAAAGTAATGCGATGAGGGGTGACCCGGATTCCCCCCATGGCAGAATTCTCAGAGCTCTTTGCGGGGAGTATTGGTGA